One Natrinema marinum genomic window carries:
- the alaS gene encoding alanine--tRNA ligase, with the protein MSELAEEYRLEYFEEEGFERKECPECGAHFWTRDSDRVTCGEPPCEEYGFIDNSGFDDAYSLEEMREAFLSYFEANEHERIDPYPVAANRWRDDVLLTQASIYDFQPLVTSGETPPPANPLCVSQPCIRMQDIDNVGKTGRHTMAFEMMAHHAFNAREDAEDEYAYEGEVYWKDETVELCDGFFDSLGVDLEEVIYIEDPWVGGGNAGPAIEVIYRGVELATLVFMSMEQDPDGEYEMKDGNRYSPMDTYIVDTGYGLERWTWVSQGTPTVYEAVYPDMIAFLKDNAGLEHTDEEEALVHRAAKLAGHMDIDEAEDMETARGEIAAELGVDAAALEELMEPLEDIYAIADHCRTLAYMLGDGIVPSNVGTGYLARMVLRRTKRLCDTAGVDAPLDELVDMQAERLAYENRDTIRDIVRTEVEKYRETLERGGRRVETLAEEYATKGEPIPTDELIELYDSHGIQPDMVAEIADEAGAEVDVPDDFYSLVAKRHDTPEAVLEAEEGEDERFEDLPETEKLYYDDQERTQFEAVVLDVFEREDGYDVVLDQTMFYPEGGGQPSDTGTLSTDDTTVEIADVQIVDGVILHRADENPGKGELVNGQIDGDRRRQLMRHHTATHIVIHAARQVLGEHIRQAGAQKGVESSRIDVRHYDRISREAVKAIESRANEIVMANTAVSQEWPDRHDAEAEHGFDLYQGGIPPGEQIRLITVDEDVQACGGTHVARTGDIGTIKVLSTERVQDGVERITFAAGEAAVEATQQKEDALYAAAEILDVSPEDVPDTAERFFEEWKDRGKQIEDLKEQLAEARAGGGGSGEEVEVGDATAVVDRIDADMDELRATANALAEDGKIAVLGSGQSGAQFVVAVPDAVGVNAGEVVGELASKVGGGGGGPPDFAQGGGPNVEDLDDALEDAPDVLRQVQNA; encoded by the coding sequence ATGAGCGAACTGGCGGAGGAATACCGCCTCGAGTACTTCGAGGAGGAAGGGTTCGAGCGCAAGGAGTGTCCGGAGTGTGGGGCGCACTTCTGGACGCGCGACAGCGACAGGGTGACCTGCGGCGAGCCGCCCTGCGAGGAGTACGGGTTCATCGACAACTCGGGGTTCGACGACGCCTACAGCCTCGAGGAGATGCGCGAGGCCTTTCTCTCTTACTTCGAGGCCAACGAGCACGAGCGAATCGACCCCTATCCGGTCGCGGCGAACCGCTGGCGCGACGACGTGTTACTGACGCAGGCGTCGATCTACGACTTCCAGCCCCTCGTCACGTCGGGCGAGACGCCGCCGCCGGCGAACCCGCTGTGTGTCTCCCAGCCCTGCATCCGGATGCAGGACATCGACAACGTCGGCAAGACCGGCCGGCACACGATGGCCTTCGAGATGATGGCCCACCACGCGTTCAACGCGCGCGAGGACGCCGAAGACGAGTACGCCTACGAGGGCGAGGTCTACTGGAAAGACGAGACCGTCGAACTCTGTGACGGCTTCTTCGACTCGCTGGGCGTCGATCTCGAGGAGGTCATCTACATCGAGGATCCGTGGGTCGGTGGCGGCAACGCCGGCCCCGCGATCGAGGTCATCTATCGGGGCGTTGAACTCGCCACGCTCGTCTTCATGTCGATGGAGCAAGACCCCGACGGCGAGTACGAGATGAAAGACGGGAACCGCTACAGCCCGATGGACACCTACATCGTCGACACCGGCTACGGGTTAGAGCGCTGGACCTGGGTCTCTCAGGGAACCCCGACCGTCTACGAGGCAGTCTATCCCGACATGATCGCCTTCCTCAAGGACAACGCGGGGCTCGAGCACACCGACGAGGAGGAGGCTCTCGTCCACCGCGCCGCCAAACTCGCGGGCCACATGGACATCGACGAGGCCGAGGACATGGAGACCGCCCGCGGCGAGATCGCCGCCGAACTCGGTGTCGACGCCGCGGCACTAGAAGAGCTCATGGAGCCCCTTGAGGACATCTACGCCATCGCCGACCACTGCCGAACGCTGGCGTACATGCTCGGCGACGGCATCGTCCCCTCGAACGTCGGGACGGGCTACCTCGCGCGGATGGTCCTTCGCCGGACCAAACGGCTCTGTGACACCGCCGGCGTCGACGCGCCGCTGGACGAACTCGTCGACATGCAGGCCGAGCGCTTGGCGTACGAGAACCGCGATACGATCCGCGACATCGTCCGCACCGAGGTCGAGAAGTACCGCGAGACCTTAGAACGCGGCGGTCGCCGGGTCGAGACGCTGGCCGAGGAGTACGCGACGAAAGGCGAGCCGATCCCGACCGACGAGCTAATCGAGCTCTACGACTCCCACGGCATCCAGCCGGACATGGTCGCCGAAATCGCCGACGAAGCGGGTGCGGAGGTCGACGTGCCGGACGACTTCTACAGTCTCGTCGCGAAGCGCCACGACACGCCCGAAGCCGTACTCGAGGCCGAGGAGGGCGAAGACGAACGCTTCGAGGACCTCCCGGAAACGGAGAAGCTCTACTACGACGATCAGGAGCGCACCCAGTTCGAGGCGGTCGTCCTCGACGTCTTCGAGCGCGAGGACGGCTACGACGTGGTCCTCGATCAGACGATGTTCTACCCCGAAGGCGGCGGCCAGCCGTCGGACACGGGAACCCTCTCGACGGACGATACGACCGTCGAGATCGCGGACGTACAGATCGTCGACGGCGTCATCCTCCACCGGGCCGACGAGAACCCCGGAAAGGGTGAACTGGTCAACGGGCAGATCGACGGCGACCGCCGCCGGCAGCTCATGCGCCACCACACGGCGACCCACATCGTCATCCACGCCGCGCGTCAGGTACTCGGCGAGCACATTCGACAGGCGGGTGCTCAGAAGGGCGTCGAGAGCTCCCGGATCGACGTTCGCCACTACGACCGGATCTCCCGCGAGGCGGTCAAAGCCATCGAGTCTCGCGCCAACGAGATCGTGATGGCCAACACCGCGGTCTCCCAGGAGTGGCCCGACCGCCACGACGCGGAGGCCGAACACGGCTTCGATCTCTACCAGGGCGGTATCCCGCCGGGCGAGCAGATCCGCCTGATCACCGTCGACGAGGACGTACAGGCCTGTGGTGGCACCCACGTCGCCCGCACCGGGGACATCGGCACGATCAAAGTGCTCTCGACGGAGCGCGTTCAGGACGGCGTCGAACGGATCACCTTCGCCGCCGGCGAGGCCGCCGTCGAGGCGACCCAGCAGAAAGAAGACGCCCTCTACGCGGCCGCCGAGATCCTCGATGTCTCGCCCGAAGACGTGCCCGACACCGCCGAGCGATTCTTCGAGGAGTGGAAAGACCGCGGCAAGCAGATCGAGGATCTGAAAGAACAACTCGCCGAAGCCCGCGCCGGCGGCGGTGGCAGCGGCGAGGAAGTCGAAGTCGGCGACGCGACCGCCGTCGTCGACCGGATCGACGCCGACATGGACGAACTGCGCGCGACCGCCAACGCCCTCGCCGAAGACGGCAAGATCGCCGTGCTCGGCAGCGGCCAGAGCGGTGCCCAGTTCGTCGTGGCCGTCCCCGACGCCGTCGGCGTCAACGCCGGCGAAGTCGTCGGCGAACTCGCCTCCAAAGTCGGAGGCGGCGGCGGCGGTCCGCCGGACTTCGCCCAGGGCGGCGGCCCCAACGTCGAGGATCTCGACGACGCACTCGAGGACGCCCCCGACGTCCTTCGGCAGGTCCAGAACGCCTGA
- a CDS encoding alpha/beta fold hydrolase, which produces MPTASNGSVSLYYDRAGDGAPVVFVSEAGLGGWLWGWQHAAIAGPHEAVVWDLRGTGRSDAPVGPYDLETLVADLESILADCGFRNAHLVGCGLGGAVALAAARTSSRVATLSLFGTAARGEAFDLEALFAPPDDRDALFGSLEAGLSADFREAQPDAVDGIVDWRADGDADRAGWEAQVAALEGFDATDWLVEVTQPTRVIHGGADELVSPDAGRELARGLPRGEFVELEGAGHLCFVERSRTVNDRLVDFLEAQTDDSR; this is translated from the coding sequence ATGCCCACTGCGTCGAACGGGAGCGTCTCGCTGTACTACGACCGCGCGGGTGATGGCGCGCCGGTCGTCTTCGTCTCCGAAGCCGGCCTCGGCGGCTGGCTCTGGGGCTGGCAACACGCCGCCATCGCGGGTCCCCACGAGGCCGTCGTCTGGGACCTCCGGGGCACCGGCCGCTCGGACGCGCCGGTCGGCCCCTACGACCTCGAGACGCTCGTCGCCGACCTCGAGTCGATCCTCGCCGACTGCGGCTTCCGGAACGCCCACCTCGTCGGCTGTGGCCTCGGCGGCGCGGTCGCGCTGGCGGCGGCCCGGACCTCGAGTCGCGTCGCGACGCTGTCGCTGTTCGGGACCGCGGCCCGGGGCGAGGCCTTCGATCTCGAGGCGCTGTTCGCTCCGCCGGACGATCGAGACGCGCTGTTCGGGTCGCTCGAGGCGGGACTCTCGGCCGACTTTCGCGAGGCACAGCCCGACGCGGTCGATGGGATCGTGGACTGGCGGGCCGACGGCGACGCCGACCGCGCGGGCTGGGAAGCGCAGGTCGCGGCGCTCGAGGGATTCGACGCGACCGACTGGCTGGTGGAGGTGACTCAACCGACGCGGGTAATTCACGGCGGCGCGGACGAGTTGGTCTCGCCCGACGCGGGACGGGAACTGGCGCGAGGGCTGCCCCGCGGGGAGTTCGTCGAACTCGAGGGGGCGGGCCACCTCTGTTTCGTCGAGCGTTCGCGGACCGTCAACGATCGGCTGGTGGATTTTCTCGAGGCGCAGACGGACGATTCGAGGTAA
- a CDS encoding AMP-binding protein, whose amino-acid sequence MGVPAVTLSLARRAAHFPDRTAVVDISEARLYAPAETIDEDRVTYEGLSTIATRTAERLSTRGVVPGDTVCLVTRNRVASLALFFACRRLGATFAPISHLLTPASVDRPLGVLEPALVVGEAAQRDLLRSIPFDRLVTLEELTETERDSVDLESGRPNANPLLALHGESGRPVAGYSADAIERNCATAVVAWGLAANDTVPLTMPLSTAGGLVRVALSTLYVGGTLLLDRAFDPGDAAAAMAAEDATFLAGRETAIRDIAAETEFADAAASLERVVCEGAVADDIVAPYRECDVSVARAYGRLECPTALSQGFDGDRDGSSDEEPSVGRPVPDCRVRLVDEAGEVLEDVAVGRLQLSGSVVADGHVTVAGTDDENWDEPAGLERAADDAADDRGRFVDGWFDTGERFRRDEDGHYYPR is encoded by the coding sequence GTGGGAGTCCCCGCCGTGACTCTCTCGCTGGCGCGTCGGGCGGCGCACTTCCCGGATCGGACCGCGGTCGTCGATATCTCGGAAGCGCGGCTGTACGCCCCCGCGGAGACGATCGACGAGGATCGAGTCACGTACGAGGGGCTGTCGACGATCGCGACGCGGACGGCCGAGCGACTCTCGACGCGCGGCGTCGTTCCGGGCGATACCGTCTGTCTCGTCACGCGCAACCGAGTCGCCTCCCTCGCGCTGTTTTTCGCGTGCCGGCGGCTCGGGGCCACGTTCGCGCCGATATCCCATCTGCTGACGCCGGCCTCAGTCGACCGCCCGCTCGGCGTCCTCGAGCCGGCCCTCGTCGTCGGCGAGGCGGCCCAGCGCGACCTGCTGCGCTCGATCCCGTTCGATCGGCTCGTGACGCTCGAGGAACTGACCGAGACGGAGCGCGATTCGGTCGACCTCGAGAGCGGACGGCCGAACGCGAACCCGTTGCTTGCCCTTCACGGCGAATCGGGGCGCCCGGTCGCCGGCTACTCGGCCGACGCCATAGAGCGCAACTGCGCCACGGCCGTCGTCGCGTGGGGGCTCGCCGCGAACGACACCGTTCCCCTCACGATGCCGCTGTCGACCGCCGGCGGACTGGTTCGCGTCGCGCTGTCGACGCTGTACGTCGGCGGCACGCTCTTGCTCGACCGCGCGTTCGACCCCGGTGACGCCGCGGCCGCGATGGCCGCCGAGGACGCGACGTTTTTGGCCGGTCGCGAGACGGCAATCCGGGACATCGCGGCAGAAACCGAGTTCGCGGACGCCGCGGCGTCGCTCGAGCGCGTCGTCTGCGAGGGTGCCGTCGCCGACGATATCGTCGCTCCCTACCGCGAGTGCGACGTGTCGGTCGCGAGAGCGTACGGCCGCCTCGAGTGTCCGACCGCCTTGAGTCAGGGGTTCGATGGTGACCGCGACGGCTCGAGCGACGAGGAACCCAGCGTCGGCCGCCCCGTCCCGGACTGTCGGGTCCGACTGGTCGACGAGGCGGGCGAGGTGCTCGAGGATGTGGCGGTCGGCCGCCTCCAGCTTTCGGGATCGGTGGTCGCCGACGGCCATGTAACCGTTGCCGGAACTGACGACGAAAACTGGGACGAGCCGGCCGGCCTCGAGCGTGCAGCCGACGACGCGGCCGACGACCGCGGCCGGTTCGTCGACGGCTGGTTCGACACCGGCGAGCGGTTCCGCCGGGACGAGGACGGGCACTATTATCCGCGATGA
- a CDS encoding type 1 glutamine amidotransferase: MSQLRIAVLNAAHRDENTTRNFRRELDASLAEFDATDGTVPDDFEYDGAVVTGSRASVYWDDDWMRPVKEWVGEAIDRGVPFLGVCWGHQLLADVLGGTVADMGVYEVGYSEIEHTGESRLFDGIDDTFLAFTSHSDEVAELPPGAAPLAENDYSNHGFRKNRVFGVQFHPEYDTKTARELVHRKELSDERRESVLDEITEENYQRSCEAKLVFENFLEFVRETKRVDAAADASVSAGCSD, from the coding sequence ATGAGTCAGCTCAGAATCGCCGTCCTGAACGCGGCCCATCGGGACGAGAACACGACGCGGAACTTCCGGCGCGAACTCGACGCCTCGCTGGCCGAGTTCGACGCCACCGACGGCACGGTCCCCGACGATTTCGAGTACGACGGCGCGGTGGTCACCGGCTCCCGCGCGTCGGTCTACTGGGACGACGACTGGATGCGGCCCGTCAAGGAGTGGGTCGGCGAGGCGATCGACCGCGGCGTCCCTTTCCTCGGGGTCTGCTGGGGCCACCAGCTACTGGCCGACGTGCTCGGCGGCACCGTCGCCGATATGGGCGTCTACGAGGTCGGCTACAGCGAAATCGAGCACACCGGCGAGTCGCGGCTGTTCGACGGCATCGACGACACCTTCCTCGCCTTTACCAGCCACTCCGACGAGGTCGCCGAGCTGCCCCCCGGGGCAGCGCCGCTGGCCGAGAACGACTACTCGAACCACGGCTTCCGCAAGAACCGCGTCTTCGGCGTCCAGTTTCACCCCGAGTACGATACCAAGACCGCCCGCGAACTCGTCCACCGCAAAGAGCTCTCCGACGAACGCCGCGAGTCGGTCCTCGACGAGATCACCGAGGAGAACTATCAGCGGTCCTGCGAGGCGAAACTCGTCTTCGAGAACTTCCTCGAGTTCGTCCGCGAGACGAAACGCGTCGATGCCGCCGCCGACGCTTCGGTGTCGGCCGGTTGTTCTGACTAG
- a CDS encoding (Fe-S)-binding protein, whose amino-acid sequence MRAIAQSGVGRETYWGITSVEYAVFYFLAFVAVAVLAYGVYQRFARYAEGDDDSFARVDDLPDRIVSSTKIVLSNEKQFNRDLYGGLMHSFILWGFLTLLIATTIIAVDQYAFQKVLHMTVWEGDFYLAYSFIVDAMGLLFVVGIGMAMYRRYWVQNRRLWDRHTSMEDDIFIWTLFALGIGGFLLEGLRIYSAGMPDYEIVSFVGYGLAVSFDAVGLSTLGPDQAGLNGAGFNVENLHWLAWWTHSLIAFFFVAWIPYAKPFHMLSSFANVVTRDEKAGRRLPNVPSDLDATNAESIDDFTWKEILDQDACTKCGRCSSVCPAKASDRPLDPRNVILDLKSYREELDAGGEEKPIIADGGTSVINSETMNSCMACMACMDACPVEIEHLKSFTRLNRQQTDQGDVSSSMQDVFQNVMQNGNTFGDSPRNRGDWTDELEFDVTDAREEEVDYLWYVGDFPSYDERNKQVARSLATILKEADVSFGILFDDEKFDGNDIRRVGEELLYVELAGHHVETWEDCEFDKIVCTDPHSYNTFKNEYPELNFDEFSDDPMMPFEYDEQWNDDGEIDVLHWTQAVEELVTDGKLDLNGTELDYTVTYHDPCHLGRYNDEYEAPRELIKATGCELDEMPRNRANSFCCGGGGGGLWMDFEEEPKPSEERIREALEDTDAGSGVEKFVVACPMCMTMYEDGRKTGGYEDEIEIVDVAELIVEAIGKEDEAKVEVAAD is encoded by the coding sequence ATGCGCGCAATAGCACAGTCGGGCGTGGGGAGAGAGACGTACTGGGGGATCACCAGCGTCGAATACGCGGTGTTCTATTTCCTCGCGTTCGTCGCCGTCGCCGTCCTCGCCTACGGCGTCTATCAGCGGTTCGCCCGCTACGCCGAGGGCGACGACGACTCGTTCGCCCGCGTCGACGACCTGCCGGATCGAATCGTCAGCAGCACCAAGATCGTTCTCTCGAACGAGAAGCAATTCAACAGGGACCTCTACGGTGGGCTGATGCACTCCTTTATTCTCTGGGGATTCCTGACGCTGTTGATCGCGACGACGATCATCGCGGTCGATCAGTACGCATTCCAGAAGGTCCTGCATATGACCGTCTGGGAGGGTGACTTCTATCTCGCATACTCCTTCATCGTCGACGCCATGGGCTTGTTGTTCGTCGTCGGCATCGGGATGGCGATGTACCGGCGCTACTGGGTCCAAAACCGCCGCCTCTGGGACCGCCACACCTCCATGGAGGACGACATCTTCATCTGGACGCTCTTCGCGCTCGGCATCGGCGGCTTCCTGCTCGAGGGGCTGCGGATCTACAGCGCCGGCATGCCCGACTACGAGATCGTCAGTTTCGTCGGCTACGGACTGGCGGTCAGCTTCGACGCGGTCGGCCTCTCGACGCTCGGCCCCGATCAGGCCGGGCTCAACGGCGCCGGCTTCAACGTCGAGAACCTCCACTGGCTCGCGTGGTGGACCCACTCGCTGATCGCCTTTTTCTTCGTCGCGTGGATCCCCTACGCCAAGCCGTTCCACATGCTCTCCTCCTTCGCGAACGTCGTCACCCGGGACGAGAAGGCCGGCCGGCGCCTGCCCAACGTCCCCTCGGATCTGGATGCGACCAACGCCGAGTCCATCGACGACTTCACCTGGAAAGAGATCCTCGATCAGGACGCCTGTACCAAGTGCGGTCGCTGTTCCTCTGTCTGTCCCGCGAAAGCCTCCGACCGCCCGCTCGACCCGCGCAACGTCATCCTCGACCTGAAATCCTACCGCGAAGAACTCGACGCCGGCGGGGAGGAGAAACCGATCATCGCCGACGGCGGCACCTCGGTGATCAACTCCGAGACCATGAACTCCTGTATGGCCTGTATGGCCTGCATGGACGCCTGCCCCGTCGAGATCGAACACCTAAAGAGCTTCACCCGGCTCAACCGCCAGCAGACCGATCAGGGCGACGTCTCCTCGAGCATGCAGGACGTCTTCCAGAACGTCATGCAAAACGGCAACACCTTCGGCGACTCGCCGCGCAACCGCGGCGACTGGACCGACGAACTCGAGTTCGATGTCACCGACGCTCGCGAGGAGGAAGTCGACTACCTCTGGTACGTCGGCGACTTCCCGAGCTACGACGAGCGCAACAAGCAGGTCGCCCGCTCGCTGGCGACCATCCTCAAAGAGGCCGACGTGAGCTTCGGCATCCTCTTCGACGACGAGAAGTTCGACGGCAACGACATCCGCCGCGTCGGCGAGGAACTGCTCTACGTCGAACTGGCCGGCCACCACGTCGAGACCTGGGAGGACTGTGAGTTCGACAAGATCGTCTGTACGGACCCCCACTCGTACAACACCTTCAAGAACGAGTATCCGGAGCTCAACTTCGACGAGTTCTCGGACGACCCGATGATGCCCTTCGAGTACGACGAGCAGTGGAACGATGACGGCGAGATCGACGTGCTCCACTGGACGCAGGCCGTCGAGGAGCTCGTCACCGACGGCAAACTCGACCTGAACGGTACCGAACTCGACTACACGGTCACCTACCACGATCCGTGCCATCTGGGCCGATACAACGACGAGTACGAGGCCCCGCGCGAACTCATCAAAGCGACGGGCTGCGAGCTCGACGAGATGCCCCGCAACCGCGCCAACTCCTTCTGCTGTGGCGGCGGCGGTGGTGGCCTCTGGATGGACTTCGAGGAAGAGCCCAAGCCCAGCGAGGAGCGCATTCGGGAGGCGCTCGAGGACACCGACGCCGGCAGCGGCGTCGAGAAGTTCGTCGTCGCATGCCCGATGTGCATGACGATGTACGAGGACGGCCGCAAGACCGGCGGCTACGAAGACGAGATCGAGATCGTCGACGTGGCCGAACTCATCGTCGAAGCGATCGGGAAGGAAGACGAGGCGAAGGTCGAAGTCGCTGCTGACTGA
- a CDS encoding conditioned medium-induced protein 4 — MNDKTEELRDIFTTVTDGEETVTESQEDTRGSLERDERTDEERLESVVQQMRERYGVDTALSDDELLTVARGFYDDRSDAEIAAELGVDEDEVFEARMALHLVGEDDADEVDLAAIRDREEDDATLADEYDVSEAQIRRYRRVAEAEDQSRAANDRYRDEFDSILADAELSERMTTDVREDGLEDATEGMETDVDF, encoded by the coding sequence ATGAACGATAAAACCGAGGAACTCCGGGATATCTTCACCACCGTCACCGACGGCGAGGAAACCGTCACCGAATCCCAAGAGGACACTCGTGGCTCTCTCGAGCGCGACGAACGGACCGACGAAGAGCGCCTCGAGAGCGTCGTCCAGCAGATGCGCGAACGCTACGGGGTCGACACGGCGCTCTCGGACGACGAGCTGCTCACGGTCGCCAGAGGCTTCTACGACGACCGGAGCGACGCCGAAATTGCCGCGGAACTGGGGGTCGACGAGGACGAGGTCTTCGAGGCACGAATGGCGTTGCATCTCGTCGGCGAGGACGACGCCGACGAGGTCGACCTCGCGGCGATCCGCGACCGCGAGGAGGACGACGCGACTCTGGCCGACGAGTACGATGTCAGCGAGGCTCAGATCCGCCGCTACCGCCGCGTCGCCGAGGCCGAAGACCAGTCTCGAGCCGCCAACGACCGCTACCGCGACGAGTTCGACAGCATTCTCGCCGACGCCGAACTCTCCGAGCGGATGACGACCGACGTTCGAGAAGACGGCCTCGAGGACGCGACCGAAGGGATGGAAACCGACGTGGACTTCTAA
- a CDS encoding CRISPR-associated protein Cas4 codes for MTRTHVSFSDLRTAAYCPRKCYYQRALPDEDRAPPPEIESIRGLEPRYEALLEAPPSDLEREPIAVSAVRYRDRLASTRDRLEDAGHWYRLRNPDDRDVFAAGRHCRGVVHKVLSEPLEPVLLSTGEPPENGVWEPQSVHAVAAAKALAWEHGETVDRAWLEYPAYGEIRSLKLTTRRKAQYRSALRAVRELDGPPARTTNRSKCDPCEFAAECGVKTRTLRSLLGL; via the coding sequence GTGACCCGTACGCACGTTTCGTTCAGTGACCTCCGGACTGCCGCCTACTGCCCGCGAAAGTGCTACTACCAGCGAGCGCTGCCCGACGAGGACCGCGCACCGCCACCCGAGATCGAGTCGATTCGAGGGCTCGAGCCCCGATACGAAGCCCTCCTCGAGGCCCCACCGAGTGACCTCGAGCGCGAGCCGATCGCGGTTTCGGCCGTCCGCTACCGCGATCGACTGGCGTCCACTCGCGACCGACTCGAGGACGCTGGTCACTGGTACCGGCTCCGAAACCCCGACGATCGAGACGTGTTCGCGGCCGGCCGCCACTGCCGCGGCGTCGTTCACAAGGTACTCTCCGAGCCGCTCGAACCGGTCTTGCTCTCGACGGGCGAACCGCCCGAAAACGGCGTCTGGGAACCCCAGTCGGTCCACGCCGTCGCGGCAGCGAAGGCGCTGGCCTGGGAGCACGGCGAAACCGTCGACCGGGCCTGGCTCGAGTATCCGGCCTACGGCGAGATTCGGTCTCTCAAGCTCACGACGCGGCGAAAGGCGCAGTATCGGAGTGCGCTCCGGGCGGTCCGAGAACTCGACGGCCCGCCGGCGCGGACGACCAACCGCTCGAAGTGCGACCCCTGTGAGTTCGCCGCCGAGTGCGGCGTCAAAACGAGAACGCTGCGATCGCTACTCGGCCTCTAG
- a CDS encoding L-threonylcarbamoyladenylate synthase has translation MSELDRAAEAIDAGELVVYPTETVYGLGADALEPDAVERVFAAKGRDRSKPLSFAVPSVPSALQHVRATDRERQFMATFLPGPVTVLCRRRKSVPDELTAGRDRVGVRVPDQPLALRLCERAGTPITATSANVSGRASARQVADLDLEIREAAAVVLDDGETDGGTESTVVDVSSGTIHRRGAMADEIETWLETH, from the coding sequence ATGAGCGAACTCGACCGCGCGGCCGAGGCGATCGACGCGGGGGAACTCGTCGTCTACCCCACCGAGACGGTCTACGGCCTCGGGGCGGACGCGCTCGAGCCCGACGCCGTCGAGCGGGTGTTCGCGGCGAAGGGCCGGGATCGATCCAAGCCCCTGTCGTTCGCCGTGCCGTCGGTGCCGTCGGCGCTGCAACACGTCCGCGCGACCGATCGGGAGCGGCAGTTCATGGCGACGTTCCTCCCCGGGCCCGTAACGGTCCTCTGTCGGCGGCGAAAAAGCGTCCCCGACGAACTGACGGCGGGTCGGGACCGTGTCGGCGTCCGGGTGCCGGATCAGCCGCTCGCGCTTCGCCTGTGCGAGCGAGCGGGTACGCCGATCACCGCGACGAGCGCGAACGTCAGCGGCCGGGCGAGCGCCCGCCAGGTCGCGGACCTCGACCTCGAAATTCGGGAGGCGGCCGCGGTCGTCCTCGACGATGGTGAAACCGACGGCGGGACCGAGAGCACCGTCGTCGACGTCTCGAGCGGGACGATTCACCGCCGTGGGGCAATGGCCGACGAGATCGAAACCTGGCTCGAGACCCACTAG
- a CDS encoding redoxin domain-containing protein encodes MPDFEVVELGSTDHPEPGDEAADFTRPLVTDEFWEDSTLSELVSESDGTTILVFTPMTGSFLAKYVWDELAEREWDERADRVVGVTASTPYGIKRFLADNDYPFQFFTDPSNEVAESYGIANELDGMTGVSEPRVAFFALDGDRTVEGAWVATDWPEFPDYDDLESELGLD; translated from the coding sequence ATGCCCGACTTCGAGGTCGTCGAGTTGGGTTCGACGGACCACCCCGAACCCGGCGACGAGGCCGCCGACTTCACCCGCCCACTCGTCACCGACGAGTTCTGGGAAGACAGCACACTCTCGGAACTCGTCAGCGAGAGCGACGGCACGACGATCCTCGTCTTCACGCCGATGACCGGCTCGTTCCTCGCGAAGTACGTCTGGGACGAGCTCGCGGAGCGCGAGTGGGACGAGCGCGCGGATCGGGTCGTCGGCGTCACGGCCTCGACCCCCTACGGCATCAAGCGGTTCCTCGCGGACAACGACTACCCGTTCCAGTTCTTCACTGACCCGAGCAACGAGGTCGCCGAATCGTACGGGATCGCCAACGAGCTCGACGGGATGACCGGCGTCAGCGAACCCCGCGTCGCCTTCTTCGCGCTCGACGGCGACCGCACCGTCGAGGGCGCGTGGGTCGCCACCGACTGGCCCGAGTTCCCCGACTACGACGACCTCGAGTCGGAACTCGGCCTCGACTGA
- a CDS encoding glutathione S-transferase N-terminal domain-containing protein — protein MSAPDDPPITFYRLQGCPYCERVARRLNEYDLSYRSRFVEPMHSERNVVKRVAGVRTVPVVVDENTGVTMAESANIVDYLESTYGEGDRPDATAAGAGGDD, from the coding sequence ATGAGCGCACCCGACGATCCACCGATTACGTTCTACCGCCTCCAGGGCTGTCCGTACTGCGAGCGGGTCGCCCGGCGGCTGAACGAGTACGATCTCTCGTACCGATCGCGGTTCGTCGAACCGATGCACTCCGAGCGAAACGTTGTCAAGCGCGTCGCCGGCGTCCGCACCGTCCCCGTCGTCGTCGACGAGAATACCGGCGTCACCATGGCCGAAAGCGCGAACATCGTCGACTACCTCGAGTCGACATACGGCGAGGGCGACCGCCCCGACGCGACAGCAGCGGGCGCGGGAGGTGACGACTGA